A DNA window from Hydrogenophaga taeniospiralis contains the following coding sequences:
- a CDS encoding siderophore-interacting protein, with product MTTDHTTHSLAVQRLRHPLKVRRVQVQQVHRLSPHLVRVRFAGEDLRDFHSASFDDHVKLMLPADPDGPLVLPELGPDGPVLPPDVARPVMRDYTPRHFDPLAGVLDIEFALHGEGHAASWAAQARVGQQAGVGGPRGSFVVPLGFDWHLLVGDETALPAIARRLEALPAGSRAIVIAETADPADRRELQTSAALQLRWLTEGVDGGLAAAVGELRLPAGEGYAWAAGEATEMAATRRVLVEQHGLAKERLRAAAYWKRGASAHHENL from the coding sequence ATGACCACAGACCACACCACCCATTCCCTGGCCGTTCAGCGCCTGCGCCATCCCCTGAAAGTGCGCCGTGTGCAGGTGCAGCAGGTCCACAGGCTCAGCCCGCACCTGGTGCGCGTGCGCTTTGCCGGTGAAGACCTGCGCGATTTCCACAGCGCCTCGTTCGATGACCACGTCAAGCTCATGCTGCCCGCCGATCCGGATGGCCCGCTGGTGTTGCCCGAGCTCGGCCCCGACGGCCCGGTGCTGCCGCCGGACGTTGCGCGTCCGGTCATGCGCGACTACACGCCCCGCCACTTCGATCCGCTGGCGGGTGTGCTCGACATCGAATTCGCCTTGCACGGCGAAGGCCATGCCGCCTCGTGGGCCGCGCAGGCGCGGGTGGGCCAGCAGGCCGGCGTGGGGGGGCCGCGCGGCTCTTTCGTGGTGCCGTTGGGTTTCGACTGGCACCTGCTGGTGGGCGACGAAACCGCCTTGCCCGCCATCGCCCGGCGGCTGGAGGCACTGCCGGCGGGCAGTCGGGCCATCGTGATCGCCGAGACGGCCGACCCCGCCGATCGCCGCGAGCTGCAAACCTCGGCGGCCCTACAGCTGCGCTGGCTCACCGAGGGTGTCGATGGCGGACTGGCCGCGGCGGTGGGCGAGCTGCGCCTGCCCGCTGGCGAGGGCTATGCCTGGGCCGCCGGGGAAGCGACCGAGATGGCCGCAACACGCCGCGTGCTGGTGGAGCAGCATGGGCTGGCCAAGGAGCGCCTGCGCGCCGCAGCCTATTGGAAACGCGGGGCCTCGGCCCACCACGAGAACCTGTGA
- a CDS encoding acyl-CoA synthetase, whose translation MSSLALPIAPVVRRQTIADALHRTAARLPGKTAVVCGSTQWTYAEFNALVSRLAAGLHRIGVGEGDKVAVLARNSHGFAALRFALARRGAVLVPINFMLKADEVAYILRHAGARTLATDSGLAGLAREASALETQVQQFIWLPSEDPSEPADGMHHFDELAACTDTLPEVALGSLDLAQIVYTSGTESSPKGAMLTHDAVLWQYVSCVINAEIAEADRALHALPLYHCAQLDVFFGPAIYIGSSNVITSKPTPDNLLALIERLQITSFFAPPTVWIALLRSPLFDANKLGSLAKGYYGASIMPVEVLKELATRLPAVRLWNLYGQTEIAPLATMLGPDDQLRKPGSCGKAVLNVETRVVNDAMQDVAAGEVGEIVHRSPHLMLGYFNDPERTAASFEGDWFHSGDLAMIDSEGFITVVDRKKDMIKTGGENVASREVEEMIYRLRAVSEVAVIGLPDPKWVEAVTAVIVVKAGQALTEDEVVAHCNAHMASFKCPKRVVFTDSLPKNPSGKLLKRELRQRHAA comes from the coding sequence ATGTCGTCCCTTGCCTTGCCCATCGCCCCGGTGGTTCGCCGCCAGACCATCGCCGACGCCCTGCACCGCACCGCCGCCCGCCTGCCCGGCAAGACCGCCGTCGTCTGCGGCAGCACGCAATGGACCTACGCCGAGTTCAACGCCCTGGTCAGCCGCCTGGCCGCCGGCCTGCACCGCATCGGCGTGGGTGAAGGCGACAAGGTGGCCGTGCTGGCGCGCAACTCGCACGGCTTCGCGGCGCTGCGCTTCGCATTGGCCCGCCGCGGCGCGGTGCTGGTGCCGATCAACTTCATGCTCAAGGCCGATGAGGTGGCCTACATCCTGCGACACGCCGGCGCCCGGACACTGGCCACCGACAGCGGCCTGGCCGGGCTGGCGCGCGAGGCCTCGGCGTTGGAGACGCAGGTGCAACAGTTCATCTGGCTGCCCAGCGAAGACCCGAGCGAGCCCGCGGATGGCATGCACCACTTCGACGAACTCGCCGCCTGCACCGATACCCTGCCCGAGGTGGCGCTGGGCAGTCTGGATCTGGCCCAGATCGTCTACACCAGCGGCACAGAGTCGAGCCCCAAAGGCGCCATGCTCACGCACGACGCCGTGCTGTGGCAGTACGTGAGCTGCGTGATCAACGCCGAGATCGCCGAGGCCGACCGCGCCTTGCACGCCCTGCCGCTGTACCACTGCGCGCAGCTCGACGTGTTCTTCGGTCCGGCCATCTACATCGGCAGCAGCAACGTCATCACCAGCAAGCCCACGCCGGACAACCTGCTCGCACTGATTGAGAGGCTGCAAATCACGAGCTTCTTCGCCCCGCCCACCGTGTGGATCGCGCTGCTGCGTTCGCCGCTGTTCGACGCCAACAAGCTGGGCAGCCTGGCCAAGGGCTACTACGGCGCGTCCATCATGCCGGTCGAAGTGTTGAAGGAACTGGCCACACGCCTGCCGGCCGTGCGGCTGTGGAACCTGTACGGCCAGACCGAGATCGCGCCGCTGGCCACCATGCTCGGCCCGGACGACCAGTTGCGCAAACCCGGCTCCTGCGGCAAGGCGGTGCTCAACGTGGAGACCCGGGTGGTCAACGACGCCATGCAGGACGTGGCCGCGGGCGAGGTCGGCGAGATCGTGCACCGCTCGCCCCACCTGATGCTCGGCTATTTCAACGACCCCGAGCGCACCGCCGCCAGCTTCGAGGGTGACTGGTTCCACAGCGGCGACCTCGCCATGATCGACAGCGAAGGCTTCATCACCGTCGTGGACCGCAAGAAGGACATGATCAAGACCGGCGGCGAAAACGTGGCCAGCCGCGAGGTGGAAGAAATGATCTACCGCCTGCGCGCGGTGAGCGAGGTGGCGGTGATCGGCCTGCCCGACCCGAAGTGGGTCGAGGCGGTGACGGCGGTGATCGTGGTCAAGGCCGGTCAGGCGCTGACCGAAGACGAGGTCGTGGCGCATTGCAACGCACACATGGCCAGCTTCAAATGCCCGAAGCGCGTCGTGTTCACCGACAGCCTGCCGAAGAACCCAAGTGGCAAGTTGCTCAAACGCGAGCTGCGCCAACGCCACGCAGCCTGA
- a CDS encoding MlaE family ABC transporter permease, which produces MNPASSTQNALYRWGRQLVASVLTWWHVLLLGAQIMVLALLPSSYQAGAQRLAVLRNIYLATAPLLTWFLVLSALISLVLIRIVVATAYSYGLSQYALEVLVRTLVLELIPLYAAMFVAVRYAMPGAQAVRRTLSRQLREGVVRDHQELLRTELLPRALASLFSVLLLAALSCVIAIVLTYLNVYGFSHWALPAYARSVGSVFSPAVTLIFCLKTFFFSLAVAVVPMAGSAARDRDGGYGYRSDITEFARLLSVVVLIEVASLVGNYY; this is translated from the coding sequence ATGAATCCCGCCTCATCCACGCAAAACGCCTTGTACCGCTGGGGTCGGCAACTGGTCGCTTCGGTGCTGACCTGGTGGCATGTGCTGTTGCTGGGGGCGCAGATCATGGTGCTCGCGCTCCTGCCGTCGAGCTATCAGGCCGGGGCGCAGCGCCTGGCCGTGCTGCGCAATATCTACCTCGCCACCGCGCCACTGCTGACCTGGTTTCTGGTGCTCTCGGCGCTCATCAGCCTGGTGCTGATCCGCATCGTGGTGGCCACCGCCTACAGCTATGGCCTGTCGCAGTACGCGCTGGAGGTGCTGGTGCGCACCCTGGTGCTCGAACTCATTCCCCTGTACGCCGCGATGTTCGTGGCGGTGCGCTACGCCATGCCCGGCGCGCAGGCCGTGCGGCGCACCCTGTCGCGCCAGCTGCGCGAAGGCGTGGTGCGCGATCACCAGGAGTTGCTGCGCACCGAGCTGCTGCCGCGCGCCCTGGCCAGCCTGTTTTCGGTGTTGCTGCTGGCCGCGCTGAGCTGTGTGATCGCCATCGTGCTGACCTACCTGAACGTGTACGGCTTTTCCCACTGGGCGCTGCCCGCGTACGCGCGCAGTGTGGGCAGCGTGTTCTCGCCCGCCGTGACGCTGATCTTCTGCCTCAAGACCTTCTTCTTCAGCCTGGCCGTGGCCGTCGTGCCCATGGCCGGCAGCGCCGCCCGCGATCGTGACGGTGGCTACGGCTACCGCAGCGACATCACCGAATTCGCGCGGCTGCTCTCGGTGGTCGTGCTCATCGAAGTGGCCTCGCTGGTCGGCAACTACTATTGA
- a CDS encoding mammalian cell entry protein: protein MNPTPTPPPPDQPPPVKNLELKAVILLLLMLALVVGSALYVMYARGMFERTQRLVLVSDDSEGVVVGMDMTFAGFAIGRISRIELADDGNVHFLVDVPSKDARWLRTSSIFTMERSLVGGTRIRAYSGMLEDPPLEDGAVRQVLRGDAAAEIPKLTASVRELLDNLTALTQSDAALAQSLTNVRSVTEQLKGPQGALGVLLGNEADAKKLLLAIDRANALLARSDTLVQRLDSLVANADRQVFGQGGGPGGQGGLVNDARATVQQLNGLLTDARGSLTKVDALLVEAQGIASNTKEATTDLGALRSEVDASLRKVDALMNDINRKWPFARETEIKLP, encoded by the coding sequence ATGAACCCGACACCCACGCCTCCCCCCCCCGACCAGCCGCCGCCGGTGAAGAACCTGGAGCTCAAGGCGGTCATCCTGTTGTTGCTCATGCTGGCGTTGGTGGTGGGCTCGGCGCTGTATGTGATGTACGCGCGCGGCATGTTCGAGCGCACGCAGCGGCTGGTGCTGGTGTCCGACGACTCCGAGGGGGTGGTGGTCGGCATGGACATGACCTTCGCGGGCTTCGCGATCGGCCGCATCTCGCGCATCGAACTCGCCGACGATGGCAACGTGCACTTCCTTGTCGACGTGCCGAGCAAGGACGCGCGCTGGCTGCGCACCTCCAGCATCTTCACCATGGAACGCAGCCTGGTGGGCGGTACCCGCATCCGGGCCTACAGCGGCATGCTGGAAGACCCCCCGCTCGAAGACGGCGCGGTGCGCCAGGTGCTGCGCGGCGACGCGGCGGCCGAAATCCCCAAGCTCACCGCCTCCGTTCGCGAACTGCTGGACAACCTGACCGCGTTGACCCAGTCCGACGCGGCGCTGGCGCAGAGCCTGACCAACGTGCGGAGCGTGACCGAGCAGCTCAAGGGCCCACAGGGCGCCCTGGGCGTGTTGCTGGGCAACGAGGCCGACGCCAAGAAGCTTCTGCTCGCCATCGACCGCGCCAACGCGCTGCTGGCACGCTCCGATACCTTGGTCCAGCGGCTCGACAGCCTGGTGGCCAATGCCGACCGGCAGGTCTTTGGCCAGGGCGGCGGGCCCGGCGGGCAGGGTGGTCTGGTCAACGACGCACGCGCCACCGTGCAGCAGCTCAACGGCCTGCTCACCGATGCCCGTGGCAGCCTGACAAAGGTGGACGCCCTGCTGGTGGAGGCCCAGGGCATTGCCAGCAACACCAAAGAGGCGACGACCGATCTGGGCGCGCTGCGCAGCGAGGTG